From the Candidatus Dormiibacterota bacterium genome, one window contains:
- a CDS encoding nickel-binding protein encodes MARFMLESYPVGISSEQLAAALMRAADVAAQLRVSGIEIRIIESTLVPAEDSLFCIFDAPSRKVVEDVVTRSGLPFERLVEVVDVGPAAGRSQKEA; translated from the coding sequence GTGGCGCGCTTCATGCTAGAGAGCTATCCGGTGGGCATCTCCAGCGAGCAGCTGGCAGCCGCCTTGATGCGCGCAGCCGACGTTGCCGCGCAGCTGCGGGTGAGCGGCATCGAGATTCGCATTATCGAATCCACCCTGGTCCCGGCCGAGGACTCGCTGTTCTGCATTTTCGACGCGCCCTCGAGGAAGGTCGTCGAGGACGTCGTCACGCGTTCCGGTCTACCGTTCGAGCGACTTGTTGAAGTGGTTGATGTTGGCCCGGCCGCGGGCCGTTCACAGAAGGAGGCATGA
- a CDS encoding AAA family ATPase — protein MNVGRVAAPSATSIFGRDEELVRISGFLNAIPAGPQALLVEGEPGMGKTTVWRWSLEEAARRFRVLSCRSAEAEAKFSYAALTDLLEGVVEESLSALAAPQRHALEVALLREAEPGETLDSRAVAAAVLASLRTLAKSTPVLLGIDDAHWLDQPSARVLQFAIRRLQVEPIGVLLVQRTREDRSVSLGLDRALPADRFSRLELAPLSLGALHHMVRSRLGAELPRPVLVQLHQISGGNPFYALEIARDLLAQDTDHPVGTIPVPKSLRELVEGRLERLPRKTRDALLTVAALSSPTVTIITSAAESPQTVEAELKRAERAGVIEIEADRVRFSHPLLASVHYATASAAHRRALHRRLAEVVSDVEERARHLALATTDPDEEIAQTIDEAAQRARARGAPETAAVLLEEARRLTPAGEPDALWRRMTDGAMCHYLAGNTERARELWEEIERSAPAGPVRARALWYLSEFRHSTVEVEQQITAMDRALGEAGSDVALKSAIHHTLGLSFAWGGANARRAKAHVQAALELAEAQTDPTVVGLACTAVLWVGYMSGEGLTPELIDRCLAVERATQHLPLENSPRMAWAWMISQLGETPDLARRAFGALRQQAHDHGLDISLPLLYFFVSDLECRAGDLDLADRCVTDGLEAAARTEQLFRIPLLLLARALVMARRGRLDTACSLATESLTLNKKSGTRLAEGRIWALLGFIELSRGDPESANGWLQRVTELEERGGFDEPTVLRSRHDAIEALIALGRLEEAMNLLETLEERGRRLNRAWALAMAARCRALLAAAHGDLAGAQIALAQALVAHDRLVEPFELGRTLLIQGNIQRRSRQKRASRDSLERALGLFQNLGALGWAAQVEAETQRLGLHPAGPDELSATEERVARLVAEGRTNREIASAMFVSVKAVEANLTRIYTKLALRSRTELALRLQESPSSPVRDSRSGGTPAHS, from the coding sequence ATGAATGTCGGGCGGGTGGCCGCCCCATCTGCGACCAGCATCTTCGGCCGGGATGAGGAGTTGGTCCGCATCTCGGGCTTCCTCAACGCCATCCCCGCAGGGCCTCAGGCGCTGCTCGTCGAGGGCGAGCCCGGGATGGGAAAAACCACCGTTTGGCGCTGGTCGCTCGAGGAGGCCGCCAGGCGGTTCCGGGTGCTGTCATGCCGATCGGCCGAGGCGGAAGCCAAATTCTCGTACGCCGCGCTGACAGATCTCCTCGAAGGCGTTGTGGAGGAGAGCCTCTCGGCGCTGGCCGCCCCCCAGCGGCATGCCCTGGAAGTTGCTCTTCTGCGTGAAGCCGAGCCGGGTGAAACGCTGGACTCGCGAGCGGTCGCGGCCGCCGTCCTCGCCAGCCTGCGTACGCTCGCGAAATCTACGCCGGTCCTGCTGGGGATCGATGATGCCCACTGGCTCGATCAGCCATCCGCACGGGTGCTGCAATTTGCGATCCGTCGGCTACAGGTCGAGCCGATCGGCGTGCTTCTCGTCCAGCGCACACGCGAGGATCGCAGTGTCAGCCTAGGACTCGATCGGGCTCTCCCGGCCGATCGGTTCTCCCGACTCGAGCTGGCGCCACTCAGCCTCGGGGCACTGCACCACATGGTTCGCTCGCGTCTCGGTGCCGAGTTACCTCGCCCAGTGCTCGTCCAGCTACATCAGATCTCGGGGGGCAACCCATTCTATGCCCTCGAGATCGCGCGCGATCTGCTGGCCCAGGACACCGACCATCCAGTAGGGACCATCCCCGTTCCTAAGAGTCTGCGCGAATTGGTGGAGGGTCGGCTCGAACGTCTCCCGCGTAAGACCCGAGACGCCCTCCTCACGGTGGCCGCGCTCTCGAGTCCGACCGTGACCATCATCACGTCGGCAGCGGAGAGTCCGCAAACGGTCGAGGCCGAACTGAAGCGCGCCGAGCGGGCAGGCGTCATTGAAATCGAGGCCGATCGGGTCCGGTTCTCCCACCCGTTGCTGGCATCAGTGCACTACGCGACCGCATCAGCTGCGCACCGGCGTGCGCTACATCGCCGCTTGGCTGAGGTGGTCAGCGACGTCGAGGAACGGGCTCGGCACCTGGCCCTCGCGACCACCGACCCCGACGAGGAGATTGCGCAGACGATCGACGAAGCCGCGCAGCGCGCGCGTGCCCGCGGTGCGCCGGAGACAGCGGCCGTCCTTCTTGAAGAGGCACGACGGCTGACGCCGGCAGGCGAACCCGACGCGTTGTGGCGGCGGATGACCGACGGCGCGATGTGTCACTATCTCGCGGGCAACACGGAGCGGGCGCGTGAGCTGTGGGAAGAGATCGAGCGCTCGGCACCGGCCGGGCCAGTGCGAGCTCGCGCGCTCTGGTATCTCAGCGAGTTTCGCCACTCGACGGTGGAAGTCGAGCAGCAGATCACGGCCATGGATCGGGCCCTGGGGGAGGCCGGCTCCGATGTTGCCCTCAAGTCCGCAATCCACCACACGCTTGGCCTGTCGTTTGCATGGGGCGGCGCCAACGCGCGCCGTGCGAAAGCCCATGTCCAGGCTGCCCTCGAGCTGGCGGAGGCCCAAACGGATCCGACGGTGGTCGGGCTCGCCTGCACGGCGGTGCTGTGGGTGGGGTACATGTCGGGAGAGGGTCTAACGCCCGAACTGATTGACCGCTGCCTGGCCGTCGAACGGGCCACCCAGCATCTCCCGCTCGAGAATTCACCGCGAATGGCATGGGCCTGGATGATTTCCCAGCTTGGAGAGACGCCTGACCTGGCTCGACGGGCGTTCGGCGCCTTGCGCCAACAGGCGCATGACCATGGCCTCGACATCTCCTTGCCGCTTCTCTATTTCTTTGTGAGCGACCTCGAGTGCCGGGCCGGTGACCTGGACCTTGCAGATCGCTGCGTAACGGACGGCCTGGAGGCGGCGGCACGCACCGAGCAGCTGTTTCGCATCCCCCTCTTATTGCTCGCCCGTGCCCTGGTGATGGCTCGGCGCGGTCGCCTGGACACCGCCTGCAGCCTCGCCACCGAGTCGCTGACCCTCAACAAGAAATCGGGAACGCGCCTGGCCGAAGGCAGAATCTGGGCTCTGCTCGGCTTCATCGAGCTCTCACGTGGTGATCCGGAGTCCGCGAACGGCTGGCTCCAACGCGTGACCGAGCTCGAGGAGCGCGGAGGGTTCGACGAGCCGACCGTCCTTCGCAGCAGACACGATGCCATCGAGGCCCTGATTGCGCTTGGGCGACTCGAGGAGGCCATGAACCTGCTCGAAACGCTAGAGGAGCGCGGGCGACGGCTCAATCGAGCCTGGGCGCTTGCGATGGCCGCAAGGTGCCGGGCATTGCTCGCCGCTGCGCATGGGGACCTGGCCGGAGCGCAGATCGCGCTGGCGCAAGCGCTCGTTGCGCATGACCGGCTTGTCGAGCCATTCGAACTCGGACGCACGCTTCTTATACAAGGCAACATCCAGCGCCGCTCCCGGCAGAAGCGAGCATCGCGGGATTCCCTGGAGCGCGCCCTAGGACTCTTTCAGAACCTGGGGGCGTTGGGATGGGCGGCCCAGGTCGAGGCAGAAACCCAGCGTCTCGGCCTCCATCCCGCTGGGCCAGATGAGCTCAGCGCAACCGAGGAGCGAGTTGCACGGCTGGTCGCGGAGGGTCGCACCAACCGCGAGATCGCCAGTGCGATGTTCGTCAGCGTCAAGGCCGTCGAAGCGAATCTGACGCGGATCTATACCAAGTTGGCGCTCCGATCGCGAACGGAGCTTGCCCTACGCCTGCAAGAATCTCCCTCCTCGCCCGTGCGGGACAGCCGTAGTGGGGGGACGCCAGCGCACTCCTAG